Within Treponema primitia ZAS-1, the genomic segment ATATCGTAAAAACCCATCCCGCCGCTGGACAATATGATAGTCCTCTCCATGAAGATCCAGAATCGCCACGGGCTTAGTGATCTTCCCCGCAAAAAGATGCATCAGCCTACCCGCAAGATAGCCGCCGCGAAAGGAATCCTGACCGATAGTACAAAGAGGATCCGCACCGGGCAGCTTCGCGTCAATAAATATACAGGGTATACCTATCTGCCGAATTCCTTCGATAAAAGAACTGATCCGGCCAGGCATGATAGGCGAAAAGATGAGTCCATCAGGCTTTTTCTCCAAAATAGCGGCGGCGGCGGCCTGAAATTTTTCCTGACTATAACGATCAAATTCAATGATTTCCATTTCCACCCCCAGGGGGGCAATCTCAGTGGCGGCTTCTTCTATTCCCGTCAGGATCTGGCTCCAATAGCCCGCGTCCTGGTCCCGCTGTGGCAAAAGTGCACAAAAATGGTAAGCCCGGTTACGCTTGAGCCGCCGTGCTATAGGGTTAGGGGTAAACTGGTACCGCTCTATAATTGTCTCAATCTTAGCCTTGGTTACCGCCGACACCCGGCCCCGCTTGTAAAGCACCCGGTCAACGGTCCCAATTGAGACCCCTGCAAGTTCAGCGATTTCCCTGACAGTCATGGTACTCCCTTTGCGTGTACGATAACCTATTTTGCATTAAAAAGGTTCTCTTGTCAAATGCTCGGTGAATCTGGAAATTATCCCTCGGGAACGGTATGCTTCTTCATGCCCCAGTCCCTAACCCTTACCGCTGCCGCCGACGATGACGGCCGCCGTTTAGACCGGATACTGCGTAAAGCCCTGCCGGATATGCCTCTTTCCGCCATCCACAGCCTTTTACGGAAACGCCGCATCCTGGTAGACGGCGTCCCGGGCAAGCCTGCCGACCGGGTACGGACCGGCTCGGCCATACAGGTCCCGCTTATCCCAGCCGGTACCGGCGCCAATCCCTCCCCAGCCAAGGCCGAAACCACCACCCCGGCGAAAAAGCTTCCGGCCCTGGACATACTCCGGGAAGCCGCGGGGCTCCTGATCCTGAACAAGCCGGCGGGGTTGGCGGTTCACGGACCGGATAGCCTGGAAACTATGGTACAGGCCTATCTTGCGGGAAAG encodes:
- a CDS encoding LacI family DNA-binding transcriptional regulator is translated as MTVREIAELAGVSIGTVDRVLYKRGRVSAVTKAKIETIIERYQFTPNPIARRLKRNRAYHFCALLPQRDQDAGYWSQILTGIEEAATEIAPLGVEMEIIEFDRYSQEKFQAAAAAILEKKPDGLIFSPIMPGRISSFIEGIRQIGIPCIFIDAKLPGADPLCTIGQDSFRGGYLAGRLMHLFAGKITKPVAILDLHGEDYHIVQRRDGFLRYAGEQGFPSLVQEYSSYLGTEISVEEISRFLRENPDLTGIFVTNSMAHRVAQAAKERKKPRDFLLIGYDLVPNNRLFLEEGWIDVIISQRPESQGREALLNLYRRIVLEQQIPQKVEIPLDMYLKENIPV